The Bacteroides sp. AN502(2024) DNA segment GCAAAGAAGCTCAACTTTGGTATCGATGCCAAGTTCTTCCACGATAAGTTCTCTGTCACTGTTGACTTTTTTCGCGACATACGTGATCATATCTTCCAGGATCGTGTGACGCTACCTAAATTTGTAGGTATGGTTACCGTCCCGAAATCAAATGTAGGAAAAATGCATAGCTATGGTTCGGACGGAAATTTCGAATTCTTCCACCAGATCAATAAAGATATGAGCTTCACTGTACGCGGCAATTACACTTTCTCTCAGAATATTATTGATTACTATGAAGAAAACAAGTTACCTTATGATTATCTGAGTGTAACCGGAAAGCCCTTTAACATCCTTCGCGGATATATTGCAGAAGGACTCTTCTCCAGTAAAGAAGAAATTAACACAAGTGCTGACCAAAGCGGATTCGGCCGCATTCGTCCGGGAGATATCAAATATCGTGACGTAAACGGAGACGGTATTATCAATGCCGATGACAAAGTACCTTTGTCCTATTCCAACCAACTCCCTCGGGTGATGTATGGATTCGGAGCCGATTTTCATTGGAAAGACTTAACCCTCAGCTTTCTTTTCAAAGGTTCGGCAAAAGTAGACTACTATCGTTCGGGACTCGGTAATGACGCAGGATGGATTCCCTTCTATAACGGAGAACTCGGCAACATTATCAAGCTGGCCAACAATCCTAAGAACAGATGGACGCCCGCATGGTATTCAGGCACTACCGATACGGAAAATCCACATGCGGAATTTCCACGTCTCTCCTACGGAGGCAATACGAACAACTCCCAGCTTTCATCTTTCTGGAAACGGAACGGTTCTTTCCTGCGCTTTCAAGAACTCAGTCTGAAGTACAACCTGAAGACCTCATGGATAAAAAAGACAGGACTATCTTCTATAGATCTGGAGTTTGTTGCCAACAACCTCTTTACTATCGACAAAGTGAAGTATTTTGATCCGGAACAGGCATCTGCAAACGGAGCCGCTTATCCGATACCGGCAACTTATACGTTCCAGATTTATCTTAAATTCTAAAAATAATACAGAACACTCATGAAAAAATTATTCAAAATAATATTAGGAGCAACAGTAGGAAGTACACTACTACTCAGTTCCTGCAATTTTCTGGATGTAGACCCATACTTCGAAGCGACTTTCAAAAAAGACTCCATCTTTCACAGCAAGAAAAATGCTGAAGGTTATCTCTGGAACACTCCGAAAGGTTTTCCCGACGCAGGAGCCATCTGGGGAAATTCCTGGAATCCGGGGGAATCTGCTTCGGACGAAATAACACTTAAATATCAGACAAATGAATTTTGGGGACTGCAATTCTCCGTAGGTACCATCAACAGCAGAAATCTGCCTATCCAAAACCAATGGTACAACATGTATGTTATTGTAGCAAGATGTAACAAAATGCTTAAAGAAGTCTACAATGTGCCTGATATGAACGAAATGGACAAAAGACGCTATATCGGATATGTTCACTTCATGCGTGGGTACGCTTATTATCATCTTTTGATGAACTGGGGACCGTTGATTATCGTGGGCGATGAAGAACTGAGCACCTCCGAACCTGCCGAATATTATAATCGCGAACGGGCTACCTATGATGAGTCTGTAGATTATATATGCAATGAATTCCGCCTGGCAACTCGAGGTATCTATTCGGCGGATGAACAAAGCGTCAACTATTATCAACGTCCGACCAAAGGAGCAGCCATGGCACTCATCGCCCGTTTGCGTCTCTTTCAGGCTTCACCGCTTTTCAATGGCGGAGCTGCAGCCCGTAAATGTTTCGGGACCTGGAAACGTAAAAGCGACGGAGCCTACTATGTCAATCAAGAGTACGATCCTATACGCTGGGCCGTTGCAGCAGCTGCCGCCAAACAGCTTACCCAAATGGGATATGAGCTACATACAGTGGAAGCTGATGCCCAGAATCCATATCCTTTAGCCTCCAATGTTCCTACTGCGAACTTCCCTGACGGAGCAGGCAATATCGATCCTTATCACTCCTACTCCGATATGTTCACAGGAGAAGGTATCATACAGACTAATAAAGAATTCATTTGGGCGATGGAATCCGGTAACGTCACTAATTATACTCAGCACTCATTCCCTGTTAAGTTTGGCGGATGGGGTTCAATGTCTGTGCCGCAGAGGGTAATCGATTGCTATCTGATGGCAGATGGGCGGACTATTCATAATTCATCGACAGAATATCCATATGAGCCGGACTTTAGCAAACTCACCGGTGTATCCAAAAAACTGGGAACATACCTACTGAGGGAAAACGTACCTATGATGTACGCCAATCGTTCGGCACGTTTCTACGCCTCGATAGGTTTTCCGGGACGCTATTGGACGATGAGTTCAGCTTCTACCGACGCCTCCTACGTCAATCAGCAATTCTGGTATTCTCACGATGATACCAATGCCGGAATTGCCGGTGCCGGAAATAACGTAAACGACTACTGTATCAGCGGTTATATTCCCGTCAAATACATTCATCCGGACGACTCATGGGCTAACGGCAAAGGGAATGTAAAAGGCGCATTCGTCACCAATCCTAAACCGTTCCCTATCATTCGTTATGGTGAAGTGCTACTGGAATATGTAGAAGCATTGAATCGTGTAGAAGGTACAGTGACCGTAGAAGTATCCGACAATACAGGTACGCTTATTGAGGAAACCGTTAGCCGTGATCCAGCAGAAATGGCTAAATATTTCAACATGATACGTTATCGAGTCGGCTTGCCGGGAGTAGATATTAACGACATGACAGAAGCTGACAATTTTGAGAAAATCATCCGCAATGAACGTCAGGTAGAGCTCTTTAATGAAGGATACCGATACTTCGATACGCGCAGATGGGGAACCTATCTGGACGAAGATGCCAACAGCTCCAACTGGAGAGGACTGGATGTTACAAAAGACCGTACAAATGCCAACGGTAATGAAGGATTCTGGAATATCGTGACGATCAATACACAAAACGTGCGAGACCGCATTGCACTGCCTAAAATGGTATTCTTACCGCTCCGCCATGATGAATTGCTGAAGGTTCCCAATGCCGACCAAAATTTCGGATGGGACAGATAATATCAAAACATGAATAACAGACTGAATATGAAAAAGAAATTTAATATAATGTTCTGCGCCCTTATAAGCGCATTGAGTGCTTGCAATGAATACGATTTCAACCAAGAACAATACCGGAACGAAGTAGGCTTACTCAGTAATTCGAGTCTGATCTACGACCGGCAGGTAGCTAATATAGGACAAGAAAAAGATACGGTCTATCTGGTTGCCACGGTTAGCGGCTCACAAATAAGCCCTAACACACACCATGTAGCTCTTCTGGAATCGGACTCTTTGCTGAAAGCATACAACAAATCCAACTTTGATATAGAAAAAGAAAAATTTGCCAAACTGCTTCCCGATGAATGCTATGATTTTCCCAATAAGGAACTGGATATTCAGGCAGGCACTTCCAAAGTAATGTTTCCGATCTATCTGAAAAATCTGGAAAGGATTTCACCGGATTCCATTTATTTTCTGGATTACAAGATAGATCCGGACAAAACACCTAATTATAATCCGGATAAAAGTCATGTATTATTGCGTATCTATAAAGAAAACTATTATGCAACGACAAAGACTTCTACCTACTACAATTATACAAGCAGTACGATTGTAATTCCTAACCCTAGTGGTAGTCCCGAAGTCCGTAGACCGACAAATGCCAATCAAGTATTCCCGATCGGTGCCAATTCGGTACGCATGATGGCAGGTGATGAAGATCTTGGCGATTATAAGACAGCAAGAAGCAGAATTGTATCTAAGAGTATCATTCTGGAAATTGGCGAGCAGCAACCGGAGAATCCTCAGGCCAGAGAACTTACCATCAGAGCGCATGACAGAGTTAATGATGTGGAAGTGGACCCGGTCGATGTAGTACAACTTACTCCAATCGATGATTACGACAACACATTCCTGTTAAACGCTATCCGTACTCCCGACGGACGTGCCACTTATTACAAAGAGTTCCGTCTGCATTATAAATATCGCCTGGAATCCACCGCCCCTTACCGGGAAGTGAAAGCCAAACTGCGATATGAATTTAACCCAAGAGTAGATAACTTGTAATCAAATCAAATGAGTATGAAAAAAAATATATTAATCATCGGGCTCGCAAGCATATTCGGAATTGCTTCCGGACTTATCTCTTGTTCGCCCGATTACGAAACCGAGTTTAAAGTAGAAACGCTGGTAGTTCCTGATAAAAGTCAGGCACCTATCACTTTCCCACTTCTGGGAGGAGAACATGAAATTGAAGTGCAGACCAATGTACCACTCAACAGGTGGAATACCCGGTCCAATGCAGAATGGTGCAAGGTAGTACAACACGAGGGCAAAGTAGTCGTATCTGCCAGTGCAAACAATATATACAAACAACGCCGGGCGGAAATCACTGTAGCCTATGGCCATCAAAGCTATTCCATCACTGTCTCGCAGTTTGGTAAAGAACCGGCCATCCTGATAGGTGACAAGCTACAACAGGAAGGATATGTAAAAATAATAGATGCAGAAAGAGAAACATTGACAATTCCTGTAGCGACCAACCTGAATCTGGATAATATCATTATACCAGACACTTGCAACTGGATACGTCTGGCAGAGCAACCTGCCACATTTGATGCAAAGACGCGTGCAGCGGAAGACGTAAACAAACAGGAACTGAAATTTACGCTGGATAAAAGCACCGAGACTGACGTACGTTATTGTACGATTATCCTCCAGTCTTCCCAGAATTACAGCTATACAGCTTCTTTCCTGATAAAACAACAACCCAGAGGTTATATAGTCGAAATCGATAAAGACAAGAAGATCTATGAAGTGAAAGCAATGGGAGAAACAATCACTATTCCTTTCAAAGTAAATTCTCCTGCCGGTGAAGTGTCATATACCTATGAAGTCGAAGAATCCGCCCAATCCTGGATCACTCCAGTATCATTACCCGCTTCAAGAGCACTGCGTGATGTCTCCGAAAGCTTTATCATTAAAGCCAACACTGAAGTTGAGAATCAACCTCGTGAAGGAAAGATAACCTTCAAGAGTACCAATAGCACCGACAAAGTACCAAGTCAGTTCGTAGTCACAGTAAAACAGGCCGGATTTATCGCGACCCCTCCTTTAAATGTGATCAATGCTGCTGCTACTCCGGGAACCGGAAGTATTCAGCTGCAATGGGCGATACCTGAAGATGTAGACTTCAACAAGATAAAGATTACCTATTACGATAAAGTCACGAAAGAAAATAAAGAGATCTTGATAAATGACTATAAGACAACATCCTATATCATAGATGATACTTACCAATGTGCAGGTGAATACTCATTTACTATCAACACCTATGGTCCGACTGGTATGGAGACAGATAGTCCGGTAACAATAACAGGCATTTCCAGCGAAGCTTCCGAAATGGAACGTGTTACTCTTACTATCGATATGCTTTCCGACAATGCTAATCATGTCGGAGACGGAGGCGGTTTACCGGCATTGATTGACGGCAAAGTCAGTACTTATTATCATACCAAGTGGAATGCTCCTGTTACAACAGAAGCACATTATGTCCAGATCAAACTGAACAAACCATTAAAAGACCTTTGTTTTGAATATGATGCACGTCAGAGCGGAGTAAATAATGGAGGTGACGTAAAAACCGCAACGATATATGGAAGCATGAACGGTGAGTTCTTTGAAAGTATGGGTAATGAAGAATTCAATCTGCCGACAACAAACGGTGGCCATGCCACAGCTAAAAACAATGTGAGTGGAAAGCAAGCTTACAACTATATCCGATTTACTCCTACGGCTCGACGTGACAAAGATCCATTGAATTATACTGTTGCAGGCAGCGCATGGTGGAATATGTCTGAAATCCACCTTTACAGAATAAGGTATGATGAAGCCTGGGCAAGAAAACAACTAGGCATTTAAGTAAAACAAAGACTGACGAAGAGCCAACAAGAGCAAATTAGGCACATTTTCTTATCAAGCTCTTTGCCAGTCTTACTCTTTATCAGATTGGATTATAAAGAATTATAAATATGAGACCCAAGAAATTAAGCCTTTTATTAACTATCTTGCCAATGATTATTACAGCCGCAGGTTGTCATACCCGGCAAGAGTCTGAAGTAAACATCACTCCTCATCGTATCAATCTTCAGGCAGACAGCCTCTACCAGCAAGCAATAGCCTTGATGGAATCTTCCTATGATGTGGACTCCGCTCAAAAATGCATCCGTTTTTTGGATAGTGCGCTAGTCATTGATAGTTTAAATCCTGACTATTACGGTGTGAAAGCCAAACTTTTATCTGAAATGGGAGAACTAGACTCCGCCCTATACATACAAACACTTGCTGTGGAGAAAAAAGCGATTACCGGTGAGTATCTGTTCCAACTGGGACTACTTCAAGCTGCCAAAGATATGCACACTGAAGCACACGAAAGTTTTGGAAAAAGCAAGTTACTCCTTCAAGCAGTATTAAAACAATATCCTGACAGCTTGGGAGCTTTTATTCTGGCAGAAGCCGCCAATTCTCTCTACCAAGATAAAGATTCACTTTTCATGAGAAATATAGATGAAATTCGTAGACGCTTTCCCGAAAGGTTGCTGGAAATTGAGATAATCCGAAGGGTGAAACCGCATTCGTTAGTGAAGCAAATCAAAAAGATTCATATTGAGAACAAATATAATATTGACTTCGATTTAGACAGTCTGGTTAACGAAACGGGAAAACAATGAAAAATAAAAATATAAATACTATGTTACTGGATAAAATGAAACACATACGATGTATTTCTCTTATTTTGCTGGTGGGAGTCACTGCTCTATATGCCTGCAAGAGTGATGACAAGGAGTTGCAGGGAGAACCAGTGCTGCAAGTACAAAAATCCATTGGATTCAAGAATGGAGGTGGGAAAGTGACAGTACCTGTCAAATCGAATCGGGAGTGGAATGCATTGGTAACCGAAGGAAAAGAATGGCTGACGGCAAAGAAGGCATCGGACACAGAACTGACGATTTCGGCAATCTCCAGTCCGGAAAAAGGAGTCAGAGAAGGAAATATTACTATCACCAATAATGCATTGACTGCTAAACTCAGAGTTGTGCAGACAGGCGGCGACCTAATCATTAAAGTGGCTGAAGAGAACCGTGTCATTCAGGTGGCGGGAACAGGAAACAATCATATACAAATTAATTTGCTTTCCAATACAGATTATGAAGTAGTTATTCCGGAGGAAGCCAAAGACTGGATTACCGAGAAAGAAGTACCTGATACAAGAGCCGATCTGGTATCCAGTACACGAATATTCTCCATTGCTTCCAATCCTCTGAGTGCAGAAAGGAATACCACGATCAAGTTTGTATCCAAAGAAAATACCAACATTTATAACCAGTCGAAAATCAAACAACAAAAGAAGTCGAGTGATATTACGGGGGTGAATCCGGAGAAGGATGTAAAGCTGAAAGTTACCGGCGGATACGACACCGACCATCAGCCGGGGCAGGATATATCAAAGTCTTATGACGGTCAGTTCGGCGGAATCTGTTATCATTCCACGTGGAGTCAACCAGCTAAATTCCCCGTTACTCTTGAATATCAATTCGATCAGAATCAGCTTACACTGGACTATATCCTGTATCACACCCGAAATGGTAACGGCAATTTTGGAGTATTCGAACTTTACATCAAGCCCCAAGGAAGTGCAGATTTTGTTCATATACAAGATTATGATTTTAAAGGAGCAGGAGGAAGTCACAGGATAGTGCTGAAAGATCCGGTTGTACCTGCGGCTGTTCAATTCAAAGTTAAAAGCGGATTAAATGATTTCGTCAGTTGTAACGAGATGGAATTTTTCCATGCTACGGAAAATCCGTTTGACGAACAACTGGCAACTGTATTCACCGACCGTTCATGCTGTGAACTCCTCCCGAACGTTTCCGACGAAGCTATTAACCAGCTTCCAGCATTCTTTAATGTGCTGGCAAAGTCTTTGCAGAGCAACACTTATCCCGAAGCGGAAAAGAGATTCAGGATACAGTCTTATCAGGCATACAGCATGCCCGAATATTGGGGAGATAAATTGAGAACCAATTACTACTCGCCTCTCTGCAACCCTACCGGTATCATAACGAATGTGGGGGAAGAGATGATTGTGTTAGTGGACGGCATACCGAAAGGTGAATCCGTTTCACTAAGGTGTTGTTCGGATCTGGGACCCTACGGTGAGGAACGATTCCTGAAAAACGGAATCAACAAGTTTTCTTTCTCACGTGCGGGGAATCTATTTGTCATCTATCAGAAACTTGATCCCCGTGGCATGCCGGCTGTGAAAATACATTTTCCTCCCCAATATGTGGAGACAACGGAACATGCGCGTGTAGGCTTCAATGTATGGGATCTGACTGTGGATAAAACCGATGATCTGTTCCGTGAATATATCCGGAAGGCAAAATCCATCACTCTGGACGGATCTGATAAATGTGTATTTGTACTGAAAGGCAGGAAGATTCTGTTTACAGCATTGAAAGATTTGCTGCAAAATCAGGACAACTTCAAACAATATGGGGTAGTAAGGGGAATAGAACGATGGGATAACCTGATGGATTGGGAGCAGGAACTGGCTGCCATCGATACCTATTCGAATACGGGAGAATTCAATTCACTGATGCATGTCACGACTTTCACCGACGGACTTTATGCAACCAATTATTACATTAACATGGCAGCTGGTGATGTAAGTAGAAAAGACGGATGGGGGTTCAAAAACAACTTCGATCCGCGCGATATGGACAAGAATCAGGACAATGAATGGGGACCAGGACATGAACTCGGACATATGCATCAGGGAGCCATCAACTGGCCCAGCACTACGGAATCGAGCAATAATCTCTTTTCTAATTATGTGGTATACAAGATAAACCAGTGGGGATCACGTGGTAGTTCCGTCGGGACATTAGCTGCTTACCGATATGCACCTCCGACCCCTTGGAGCAGATTCATGCATCCGCGTGATCTGAACACGTTGGCATTTACCCCTCAGGACATGACATCTGATGATGCCAACAAATACGGATTATATCAAGGAGAAGCCTCCGAGATGCATATGCGCCTCAACCAGCAATTGTGGACATATTTCGAACGTATCGGCAAGAAACCGAATACCATTCGTAAGATATTCGAGCAAGGACGTACCCCTGAATTTTGGTTACCTTTCAATGACCCGGGAGCAGCACAACTGATGTATGCACGCAATGTAGCAAAAGCCGCGAACATGGATATGACCGAATTTTTCGATGCCTGGGGGTTCTTTATTCCGGTCAGTTTCAAGTTGTATGCTTACGGAAGCTTTTCATATATCGTGACACAGGATATGATTAATCAGACGCTGGCTTATATGAAAACATTCCCTACTAAATGTCCGCCTATTGAATACATTGAAGATCGAAGATATCAGGTAGGAGCCAAAGGCAACCAAAAGGGTATATCCGAAAATGGAGGAGATGTAGGGTACTTCGAAACATTTCAGAACAATGTAAAAATCACCAAGACTGTAAGTTATACCGTTGCCGGAAGAACATACACTGTAACTAATGGCGAACAGGCGGTTGCTTTCGAATTAATCAAGGGTGGCAAAAAAGTATGGTTTGCCAATCGATTTGTATTTACCGTACCTGCCGAAGCAGACATTGAAGGAGCAGAACTGTACGCTGTTCAGGCTGACGGGCAACGTATTAAGGCTAAGAAATAAGGCACTATTTACACAATAGTTAGGAGCATAAATAAACTTTGTTCTCTTCCAAGCTCATTGGTCGGGGATCGACCAACACTAATGTTTACGAGCCCCAAAGTAAGTATTTATGAATAGACAACTATAAAATAGAAGCTATCAAACAGGCCTTAAATTCATAAAATTTGGCACTATAAAATATTTTGTGTAAATGGGAAATGAGGCTGTGTCGTAATTAAGGTTTTACGGCATAGCCTCATTGCTTTTATAAGAATACCCCAGAAGGTAGGCACCTAAAGGTGGACAATGCTAATTCTGAATTGTATATCAGTACATTGAGTAGTATATTTTCAATCATGGCAATCTTGTTGAGCTCGTACTATGCAACCATAGACCGAATTCAACTGGGAGCCTTATTTGCTATAGTAACAATATCAACCATGATCATTCAAGCATCAATCAAAATATCTTTCTACATAGTAGATATACAGGAAACCAGGGTTACGTTTGAATGTTCTGCCTTTATTTTACTTATGAAAGAAGGAAATACCGTCCCACATCCATGTTCTCAATTAGGGCTTGAATGTCGCAATGTATCATTCAGATATCCCTGACAAATGGCACTATTAGAATATCTGAATATAAAGGTAGGAATTGAGAACTTCATTTCTATTTTTGGTAGTGTCGGTTCAGGAAAGACGACTCTTACCGACTTATTGCAAAGAAATTATGTACCCTCTTCGGGAGAGATCTTATTTAAGGGAACAGACATTAAAAACTACCAGTTGTCACAATGGCGTTCATACCTTGGAATCGTGCCACAATACACTAAAATATTTATAGGAACTGTGACGGATAATATAACAATGTTTCAGTCGATTCTTGTTGAGGATGTTTTGATCTTTTGTAAGAAATTAGGGCTAGAACAATTTTTGCAAGATGATAATTTAAGCCTGTATCACATATTGGATGAAAACGGGAATAATCTCTCAAGAGGGCAAAGACAGCTAATTGGTATTGCCAGAGCATTATATAAATCACCGGAAATTCTGATAATAGACGAATCGACAGCATCTATGGATAAGGTAAATGAAATGCAAGTTTTAAACCTCTTGCAAAGACTAAAGAATAGAATGGCTATATTAATGATTACCCATAAACCGGAAATTGCTTGAATGACGGATTGCATATACGTTCTGGACCAAAACACTTTCTTGCATCATGGAGATCATTATAACTTAATGAAATCTACGAATTTGTATAGTAGAGCATATGAGTCATTGTTTATGTAACAGAACAATCAGAGGAAATTTAAAAGCT contains these protein-coding regions:
- a CDS encoding M60 family metallopeptidase, with protein sequence MKNKNINTMLLDKMKHIRCISLILLVGVTALYACKSDDKELQGEPVLQVQKSIGFKNGGGKVTVPVKSNREWNALVTEGKEWLTAKKASDTELTISAISSPEKGVREGNITITNNALTAKLRVVQTGGDLIIKVAEENRVIQVAGTGNNHIQINLLSNTDYEVVIPEEAKDWITEKEVPDTRADLVSSTRIFSIASNPLSAERNTTIKFVSKENTNIYNQSKIKQQKKSSDITGVNPEKDVKLKVTGGYDTDHQPGQDISKSYDGQFGGICYHSTWSQPAKFPVTLEYQFDQNQLTLDYILYHTRNGNGNFGVFELYIKPQGSADFVHIQDYDFKGAGGSHRIVLKDPVVPAAVQFKVKSGLNDFVSCNEMEFFHATENPFDEQLATVFTDRSCCELLPNVSDEAINQLPAFFNVLAKSLQSNTYPEAEKRFRIQSYQAYSMPEYWGDKLRTNYYSPLCNPTGIITNVGEEMIVLVDGIPKGESVSLRCCSDLGPYGEERFLKNGINKFSFSRAGNLFVIYQKLDPRGMPAVKIHFPPQYVETTEHARVGFNVWDLTVDKTDDLFREYIRKAKSITLDGSDKCVFVLKGRKILFTALKDLLQNQDNFKQYGVVRGIERWDNLMDWEQELAAIDTYSNTGEFNSLMHVTTFTDGLYATNYYINMAAGDVSRKDGWGFKNNFDPRDMDKNQDNEWGPGHELGHMHQGAINWPSTTESSNNLFSNYVVYKINQWGSRGSSVGTLAAYRYAPPTPWSRFMHPRDLNTLAFTPQDMTSDDANKYGLYQGEASEMHMRLNQQLWTYFERIGKKPNTIRKIFEQGRTPEFWLPFNDPGAAQLMYARNVAKAANMDMTEFFDAWGFFIPVSFKLYAYGSFSYIVTQDMINQTLAYMKTFPTKCPPIEYIEDRRYQVGAKGNQKGISENGGDVGYFETFQNNVKITKTVSYTVAGRTYTVTNGEQAVAFELIKGGKKVWFANRFVFTVPAEADIEGAELYAVQADGQRIKAKK
- a CDS encoding tetratricopeptide repeat protein is translated as MRPKKLSLLLTILPMIITAAGCHTRQESEVNITPHRINLQADSLYQQAIALMESSYDVDSAQKCIRFLDSALVIDSLNPDYYGVKAKLLSEMGELDSALYIQTLAVEKKAITGEYLFQLGLLQAAKDMHTEAHESFGKSKLLLQAVLKQYPDSLGAFILAEAANSLYQDKDSLFMRNIDEIRRRFPERLLEIEIIRRVKPHSLVKQIKKIHIENKYNIDFDLDSLVNETGKQ
- a CDS encoding BT_3044 domain-containing protein, translating into MKKKFNIMFCALISALSACNEYDFNQEQYRNEVGLLSNSSLIYDRQVANIGQEKDTVYLVATVSGSQISPNTHHVALLESDSLLKAYNKSNFDIEKEKFAKLLPDECYDFPNKELDIQAGTSKVMFPIYLKNLERISPDSIYFLDYKIDPDKTPNYNPDKSHVLLRIYKENYYATTKTSTYYNYTSSTIVIPNPSGSPEVRRPTNANQVFPIGANSVRMMAGDEDLGDYKTARSRIVSKSIILEIGEQQPENPQARELTIRAHDRVNDVEVDPVDVVQLTPIDDYDNTFLLNAIRTPDGRATYYKEFRLHYKYRLESTAPYREVKAKLRYEFNPRVDNL
- a CDS encoding BACON domain-containing protein — protein: MSMKKNILIIGLASIFGIASGLISCSPDYETEFKVETLVVPDKSQAPITFPLLGGEHEIEVQTNVPLNRWNTRSNAEWCKVVQHEGKVVVSASANNIYKQRRAEITVAYGHQSYSITVSQFGKEPAILIGDKLQQEGYVKIIDAERETLTIPVATNLNLDNIIIPDTCNWIRLAEQPATFDAKTRAAEDVNKQELKFTLDKSTETDVRYCTIILQSSQNYSYTASFLIKQQPRGYIVEIDKDKKIYEVKAMGETITIPFKVNSPAGEVSYTYEVEESAQSWITPVSLPASRALRDVSESFIIKANTEVENQPREGKITFKSTNSTDKVPSQFVVTVKQAGFIATPPLNVINAAATPGTGSIQLQWAIPEDVDFNKIKITYYDKVTKENKEILINDYKTTSYIIDDTYQCAGEYSFTINTYGPTGMETDSPVTITGISSEASEMERVTLTIDMLSDNANHVGDGGGLPALIDGKVSTYYHTKWNAPVTTEAHYVQIKLNKPLKDLCFEYDARQSGVNNGGDVKTATIYGSMNGEFFESMGNEEFNLPTTNGGHATAKNNVSGKQAYNYIRFTPTARRDKDPLNYTVAGSAWWNMSEIHLYRIRYDEAWARKQLGI
- a CDS encoding RagB/SusD family nutrient uptake outer membrane protein, whose protein sequence is MKKLFKIILGATVGSTLLLSSCNFLDVDPYFEATFKKDSIFHSKKNAEGYLWNTPKGFPDAGAIWGNSWNPGESASDEITLKYQTNEFWGLQFSVGTINSRNLPIQNQWYNMYVIVARCNKMLKEVYNVPDMNEMDKRRYIGYVHFMRGYAYYHLLMNWGPLIIVGDEELSTSEPAEYYNRERATYDESVDYICNEFRLATRGIYSADEQSVNYYQRPTKGAAMALIARLRLFQASPLFNGGAAARKCFGTWKRKSDGAYYVNQEYDPIRWAVAAAAAKQLTQMGYELHTVEADAQNPYPLASNVPTANFPDGAGNIDPYHSYSDMFTGEGIIQTNKEFIWAMESGNVTNYTQHSFPVKFGGWGSMSVPQRVIDCYLMADGRTIHNSSTEYPYEPDFSKLTGVSKKLGTYLLRENVPMMYANRSARFYASIGFPGRYWTMSSASTDASYVNQQFWYSHDDTNAGIAGAGNNVNDYCISGYIPVKYIHPDDSWANGKGNVKGAFVTNPKPFPIIRYGEVLLEYVEALNRVEGTVTVEVSDNTGTLIEETVSRDPAEMAKYFNMIRYRVGLPGVDINDMTEADNFEKIIRNERQVELFNEGYRYFDTRRWGTYLDEDANSSNWRGLDVTKDRTNANGNEGFWNIVTINTQNVRDRIALPKMVFLPLRHDELLKVPNADQNFGWDR
- a CDS encoding ATP-binding cassette domain-containing protein, with amino-acid sequence MALLEYLNIKVGIENFISIFGSVGSGKTTLTDLLQRNYVPSSGEILFKGTDIKNYQLSQWRSYLGIVPQYTKIFIGTVTDNITMFQSILVEDVLIFCKKLGLEQFLQDDNLSLYHILDENGNNLSRGQRQLIGIARALYKSPEILIIDESTASMDKVNEMQVLNLLQRLKNRMAILMITHKPEIA